The stretch of DNA CCTACCAGCTAGCCGCCCGCCCGCTCGCCCCCAGCTCCTGGACCCTGACCTACCACCCCAACGCTGTGGCCGTTCAGCTCTGCCCCTGCACCTGGCCCCACAGCAGCCAGTGCGTGGCCCAGTTGCTCTCGCTGCTGGACCGTTCAGTTGACCTCAGAgtttccaccaccaccatcacctttCAGGGCGGGTCTGTGCAGTTCCTTAACAGTGGCAGGCTCATCCGGCTGACACCCGACCCCAACACTCCAGGGACTGTCTTCTACTACATCGGCCCCAGCAATCAGCTGTACTACTCCAGAATAGATGGTCCACCTGGAAGCCACAAGCACTTCCTCTTCATCAGAGCTGAAGAAATCAACCACCTCTTACAGATAGATTACAGCAGCCCCCAGCAGTATACACTCACCGTCCAACTCTACTTGAACCTAGAAGGGAAGATTTACAATTCTTTAAAGGGTCTGAATGTCAGTCTCTCGCTGTTTAACAGTGGCCCCAAAAGAATAGGTAAACAGGCTAATGTGGTCTGGTTCATTCCCCGTCAGCATCCTGCCCTGCAGTGTGCTTGGAACTTTAGACTGACCATTGATAACAAAGTCAGCTCACATGGTTATAAGCAGATGGTTAAAGATGCACAACGGTATATCCCGGATATCCAGCTACCCTTTGACCCCAAGCAATATTGGGGTTACTTGTACAAGGTATATTGTTCAGCTTCTGGGGATAAGCTGATCCAGATCAATGCAAGCATTGGTAGTTATAGTCCCGCCCCAGTGGACTCCATTCTGCTCTGCCTCCTGGCACGCTGCCAGGTGCCCTCGCCCACCATAGATATTCCACCTCCTCCTTACACCATTATCCAGAGCAGCAAAGGCACTGCTCTGGATATGTATGGAAATGCTGGCGTACACTGCGATAAAATTAAATCAGTGACCATCTCTTGGAAGGTTTATACTATGGCAGACAGGGATTCAGAGCCAAATTGGGCTCATAGTGTGCCGCTCCCGCCCAGTGTACGCACCACTACTGCCACCCTGCGCCTACCCAGATTCAGTTTAGATTATGGATTCTATCGCCTCATCCTGAATGTGATAATTTCCACTACAGATCCCAACTTGCCATTCCTCAACAACTCAGCCCAAGCCTCTGTTGAAATAACTAAAAGTGCACTGTTTGCAGTGATTGCTGGGGGCTCTTTtaggacagtgggtttggaggacacCATCACACTGGATGCTTCCCTGAGTGCTGATCCTGACTCACCCCATCCGCTAGTTGGATTGAACTTCTCTTGGTATTGTACAATGAAACTCTCAGACTACAGCACCATGACACTCTCTGCAAAGCAATATTGTCATCGTGGTAACCTTGCACTTAAATGGAACTCCTCTACACCCCAAACTTTGGTCTTCCTTCCCCACACGCTGGCCCTGAATAAGAGCTTTCACTTCCGAGTGGTAGTTCAGAAAGACACAAGGACCAGTTACTTTGACCAAACCATCAGAGTCCTCCCTAGCTTTGTGCCAAAGATGTTAATAACTTGCATTGAGAATTGCCAAAGGTCCTTGTCACCAACAGATCGTTTCATCTTGGCTGGGGTTTGCTCCAATTGTCCAGATTCCAGTCAGATGAAGTACCAATGGAAACTGCTTTCAAGGGACTCAGGCTCTGAAGTGAAATTCGATTGGTCATCAGAAAGTCTCACTGGAAACTCCATGTATTATGTGTCATTGAATCCCTCATCGTTTATACACTTGGTCGATGAGTGGTATACATTTGAATTGAAAGCCACCACTTCCTTTGGTTCCCAAAGTCTCAACAGATACAACTTTTACGTCAACTCCCCCCCAAAGGATGGACACTGTGGTATCACCCCAAATTACGGATGGGCCCTTCATACTAATTTTACCTTGACATGCTTGAAATTTCAGGACAAAGATCCACCCTTCCGTTACAAGGTGATTGCGAAAACGTACTATCCAACTGGCAATATTGATAGTCTGAAGAACAACATTTTGGGTGTAATTGTATACTTTGGATTTAGGCCAAAACTTACAACCTTTTTCCTTCCCGTGGGGAGCATCTTTGGCAATAATGTTCTAATTTTAGCTATCCAAATATTTGATAAACAGAATGTCTATACAAGAATCAACCTTAAGGTCAAAGTATATGATGTCCCATTTGATCCAATTAAGAGATCCATGGTGGATCATCTATCCAGCTTTGTGGAAGGAAAGAATGCACTTTTGACGACTCTGCTTCATGAAACAGATTATCTGAGAGCAAACAGGCTGCTTTACATCGTTGCTTTCACTCTGAATTCTAATACCTTCACGGACAAAGACAAGGCCAAGGTCATTAAGCTACGTGAAACTCTTCTCAATGTTTCTGCCAGTATTCCGGTCACATCCCCCTTCCTTATTTATCAAATATCTGCATCAATCTTTGCGGCAGCTGAAAAGGAGGATGAAGTAAATCAAAATGCCCAGCGCCTTGCTTCCACAAAACTCTTAGAACTTTCGTTGGTTCTTCTGAACTATACGGATGAAGCCGTGATTCTCTCCGATAGTGTTGAGCAGTTGGCTTGCAGTATTCTGACCGCGGCCTCCACTGTGATGGCTGCCTTTACCTTCCAGTTTTCTGCTCAAGGCTCTGCAATGGTCATCCCTCTAACCAAAAATCAGCAGCGGGTGGTAGCTGATATATTCCCTACCCTAAGGATTTTGACAGAAGTAGTGTCTCGCAGCAAAGTCCCGGGTCAAAAAGATACAACAATGACAACTAGCCAATGGGAAATAACTTTGAGAAAAGTTGAGAAAGGCAACCTTGAGGATTCCTTTCTTTCTGACCTGGATTGTGCCAATTGCTTTTACCCAGTAACAGAGGAAAGTGGGATGGGAGCGACACAGCCGGTGACCTCTGTAATATATAAGTTTGAAAAGAATCCTTTGCCGTGGCTTGGGAATGCAGAACACATTGTTACAGATGTGAATGCCTTCCACACAACTACTTTGGATAGCAATGGAAGTGTGGTAGACTTGGTCACCAAACAAACAGAGGCCATTATGGTCAGAAGGGATGTTATGTTTGTTCAAAGAATTAAATTAATAAAAGATCCCACATCATTTAGTATGATCAGAGCTGTGTTCAGGATTGTAGTGAGCTCCACCTCAGCTACAGAAGTCTTCCTCCAGTTAACTATGGATTTGAATCCTGTCGTGACAGTTAGCATTTACTCAGGGAAGGCATTTGCTGACCAGGTTCCAGCTCAGAAACATATTATTCCACAGTGTGAGTCAGgcccaactccacacagaggtgtCCATATACCGGATCCTTATATCATTATGATCCCAATCAATCTGTTCCAGATAAATGAAACTGACCCTAAGCGTAGCAGATACATAAGCGTCATTGTTGAAACAAAGTATAAAAAGCCTCGAGCAGTTATTAAGGAAGGGCTTGTGATCTCTGTTTTTACTGTGAGCTGTCTGTCTTTCCAAGGGAAGGCTGACACTTGGGATTCTGCCTCTTGCACAGCAGGCCCTCTTACAAACAGTGAAAAGGTACACTGCATCTGCAGAAGTGTTTACAGTAACAAAACCAAGAGGAGCCTGAGCTTGAAGTTTCCCTGGTTCCTGGCTGCCAGTATCTTGGTCATGCCCAATGCTATTGATTTGTATGAAATTGGAGAACTAATTGTCACCTTGCCAAAGAATGTTGTGACACTAATTACAGTTTTAATCATTTTCCTCATCTACTTCTTAGTGTTTTGGTGGGCATGGAGAAAACGTGAGAGCgacaagaaaaaaataattattctACCTGACAATGACCCCTGTGATGCCGCTCTTTACTTGGTGACCATTTATACAGGGGGCCGACCAAATGCTGGGACAACGGCAGATGTCTTTCTGATTCTGGTCAGCATGTCTTCTGAGAGCAATGCTTATCTTCTCCGTCATCCGGATCATCAGACTTTCCAAAGAAGTAGCGTGGACACCTTCCTGCTCACCGCCAAAGTTGATCTAGGGGAGCTTACCTTTATCAGAGTCTGGCACAATAATGTTGGACACTCTCCCTCCTGGTATCTCAGCCGTGTAAAGGTGCAAAATGTGTTAACTAGACAGCAATGGCACTTCTTCTGCAGAAAGTGGCTAGCTACCATGAAAGGTGAAGGTCTATTGCTCGGCACATTTCCAGTTAGTAGTGCTGGTAACCTTTTGAGGAGACAGGATGTCTTTTTCATCGAAGTGTCCAGCAGGATTGAGAAAGAACACTTGTGGTTCTCTATCTTTGCCCTCCATGTTGACGAGTCCTTCACCAGGATTCAGCGGTTGTCCTGCTGTTTGGCTATGCTGTTGTGCAGTCTGCTAACCGGCATCGTGCTCTTCCAAGTAGAGGAGCAGAAAGAATTTTGGTACAAAGTAAGGATTTCTCTTGCGATTGCAGTTGAAAGTGCATTGGTGATGATCCCTGTTGAGCTCGTAATATCTGGTCTGTTTGTATATGCGCAAAGGAAGGGTGAATCCTTATTGGTGGAGGAAGACCAAGACGTTGCCGGCAAATCAAATGACGATATCAACGTGAAATCAAATTGGAGAGAGAGGTTGAAGTACTGGTACTTGATGGACAAACCAGTCAGTGAAGCTGAAGAAATTCCCGAGAATGTGGTGGATGTGCCAACATATGAGCACTACAATTATTTATCCTATATTGCGGGTAAGGATAACATCCTTGACCCCTCAGCTAAAGAAAACAACAACTGTGTCATTCCGCAGTCTGTGGCAGATCAAATTTCGGAGGATGTGGAAGAAATGGCTGGTAGAGAGAAGAAGGCTACAATGAAGGCCAAACCATTGGCAAAGCCTCATCAAGTTAGATCTGCAAGACAGGAGAGACCGAAAGGTAGATTTCATCTATCCAAAAGCATAGGACCAAGGATATTTTCTCAGTGTCTCATGTACCTTGCGTGGTGCATTGTTTGGTTAGTGTCAATTGTGTCTGCAGTGTTTATCGTACTCTATGGACTATCATATGGTGTACAAACCTCTTGGTTATGGCTGATTGCTTCTACTGTTTCCTTTCTCCAGAGCATTTTCATTCTGCAGCCCCTGAAGATTATGGCCTTTGTTGCTCTTTTTGCCTTGAGCCGCAGACGGTCCAGGGAGATGGACTGGTCTATAGGAATACAGGTGCTGACGATTAGTGCAGATAACCTTCCCAAAAATGACAGTGACTGTCTCTATTTAGAACCCCGAGTCAGAAAGCAGTACAGGCCACTAGAAGGTGATGAGCTCATATTGGTCAAGAAGAAAGCGAACATCAAACATCGTGCATTTGTGCTGTGCAGACGGATGTTGTTGCATCTGATTTTCCTTGGACTCCTGCTGCACTCAGTGTGCTTTGCAGATTACAATAATGCTTACTATTACAACAACATCATTCAGCAAAGATTTTCGGAAAATCTGGAGGACGTTAACACAGTCCAAGAGTTCTACAGCTGGATGAAGGGCATTTTCTTGCCCTTGATTCACGTTGACTCAAATCTGTATTTATTTAATGACACCAACTCCGTGATCATAGGTTTGCCGCGAATGAGGCAGATCAGATCCAAACAAAGATCAGCAGATTGCTTTATAAAGGTCAATGAATTGTCCATCATACTGGGTAAATTCCGTTGTCGACCCTTGTTTAATATTAAACAGGAAGACACCAAGAATTACAATGGTTCCTGGGAACTGTCGATTGAAAGTATTTCCATGAAGGACTCGTTAGAATACACCGGTTGGTTGTACGAAGCAAAAGATTCCCCTTGGTTCTATAATACACGAGGGGAATATCATCAATATTCATTGGGGGGCTACTCCATATACTTCTCCCCATCTAACTTACAGACTTCATTAGAAAGATTAATGATCCTCCAGAATCACAGCTGGGTTGACAGGAGCACATGGGTGGTGGTCAATGAACTCACTGTTTACAATGCAAATGTTGATTTATTATGCAGCATTTCGCTAATTGTGGAGACAATCCCTCTCGGTGTGATCAGCAAGACGTTGTCAGTGAAATCCTTTTCCCTTAGGCTCTTTAGGAGAAGTGAAACGAACTGGATCTTCATTAGCATTCTCTTCATCTTTTTCTTTGTCATATTTGTCGTACAAGAATTAAGGACAATGAGACAGAAAGGATACATGTACTTCCAGAAACTGGAAAGTCTTACTAACTTGGTCTTAACTTTATTGCTGCTGATAGCAATAGTTCTTAACGTAGCCAAATTTTTATTATCACAGAGTATGTTGAAGTTCTACGAGAAGAATCCAACCTCATTCATAGCTTTCCATGTCATTTCTGCCTTGGATCAGCTGCTCAGAATTAATGTGACTTTCCTAGTCTTTGTCACAATTGTGAAGTTGCTTAGGTACGCACGGTTCCTCTACTATGTACGTCTCGTTCAGGAGGCCATTAGTGTCTACCTACCTGCTCTCAGCTCCATGGCTCTGCTAATGATTGTGTGTTcacttatttttatatttttgggGTACCTGCTCTTTGGTCAGTTTGATAAGAATTTCAATACGTTCATTCATGCAGCACAGACCATTGTGTCGTACTACACAGGAGAATTTGACAACACAGATTTTCCCTCGAATAGGGTTATTGGTGGCATCTACCTGGTAAtttttctctttattataaacagtatcctcataaatctttttgaATCTGTGGTCATCCTGTCTTATGGAGATATGAGACAAGTCATTCATGAAAAGCCAGCTGAGGAGGCAGAAGTGGCAGCCTTTATAGTGCAGGAATTTCGACGTGTGTGGTATGCATTGTGGAGGAAAACTCCCCCAGAAGGTGGCAATGAGTTTCTCTCAACTTTGCTTTATGGAAGTGGCTCCAAAAGAACTTATGGGTTAAAATGGAAGAAACTTAAAGGGAAGAAGGAAAATTATCTATTTATTTGATTACCCAAACCTGCTGACTAAGAATCCAACAGGGATGGACTCCTAAGAAATGGAGGAAATGTAGGCAGGTAACAGTCAGTTCAAAATACTTTGCTTTATTTTTAAGGTGGTTTTACTTTGGTATAGGCATTTAACCAGTTTCATGAGTGGCAGATAGATAGTTTCAGTTATGCATGGGTTAATTTATCTGGAATTAGCAAATAATTCCTCTGACATCATGTAGTTCACTCTGATAAACTATGATAACTGCCAGTCTGCAGCTGTTCCACACACTGGTAGAGCAATATGTACAGGCTTAAATGTTCATGGAGTTTATTTAATTAACACCGATAAAATAGTTTCAAGATGTTATCCAGTTTTCCTGTAATTGAATCAATGCTCTCAACTGTTTACGGTGACAAATTATTGCAAGTTTTATTCGCTTAAATCCTCCCTTAATTTTTTCCAGCGACTGTGTGAATTGCTTATTTGTTTTAAACCTTCATCGGACCAGTTGTAGAATTGGAGTTTGTTACGAATTCATAATTTTAATTTATCAAAAAATAACAACTACTCCAAGGTGAAGAAGAAAATTAGCCCTAAAAAAGAAATAGAGCATCCCTATATTTTGATGTCTGATTTAATTTTTTCAATTGTAAAATATAATAGCCAATCAGAACCATAGGGTGAACCATTCAGAAAGATCATTCTGGAAGCTTGAATAAGAGATATCAGGTTAACAGGTAGATTAATAGATTGGTACGAAAACAGACAAATAGGGGTGCTAAATTAGACATACACTTTTCTTTTacctttaatatatatatataaatgaccaaTCTATTCCCACATGCTAAAGATATTTTGCTTATGCTGGTGGGTAACATTTGAATTAGGTGGGAAAGGAGCAGAGCATGTGAGAAACAGTATGTTTAGTGATAAATGGTCAGTGTGggttgaacggcctgtttccaggctgtatgacaATATACCAATGACAGAGTGCATGAAGGAAGCAGTGCTGGATCTAGTTATGAGACTTAAGTGAATCAATTGAAATTTCACCAGGAGAGCATTTGGGGAGCAGTGATGGAAATGTCATTATTAGTGTAGTTTCATGTCACAGTGAATATTAAAGTCCTAAATGTACTCGTCTAGGTGACTAGTTTAATTAGTTTCAGCAGGGATATAATCTAGGTGGATTGTAGTTATATTTTTAGgctatggcagctcattccaaatagttCCAAAACAGTTCAAATTATTTCATATAACTAGCCCTCCAGTTCTATAGATTTCTCCACCCTACAACCCTCCCCAGGGTCCTACCATTCACTCTTTTTGACCTGCTCATGtttaatttcccaaaatgcatcaccactTTTGGCTGAGTTAAAATCCATCTTCCTTATTTTGCCCACTTTGCCAGTTGATTTTGATCATATTGTAACCTTAGACAACATGCATCACTCTTCAGCATGACCAGTTTTGGTGGCATCTGCATTTTtcctgttatgccacatattctTATCCGAATTGTTAAGGTATATAACTGGCAATTAAGGACCCAGCACCAAGCCCTGACACactctggtcacaggcctccaatctgaacaACAATCTTCCATTACCACCCTACGCCTCCTAATATCAAGCAAATTTTGTACCCAGTTTGTTATCTCAGCCTGTAGTTCTGTTGCTTGGCTTTGCAATCCTTAAATCCTCCAGATGTATGGTGTACCACCTGTGGCTAATGTAGATGCAATAATCTGTGCCTGGGCACCAATAATCTCCTTTGCTTCCCACCATGTCCCAGGATACATTTGTTCAGGCCCTGGATATGTATCCACTTTTATATGCTTCAAGATCACCGACACTTCCTCCTGCTTAATGTTGATATGCTGTGGATGTTACTGTTCCCTTTGCTGAACTTGCAAGCTTCTGTGTCTTCTCCCTggcaaataaaatgaaaaatattcaAGACATCACCCATCTCCTGCACTTTAATGAACCAGCTATACAAGTCTTTGGTGAGATCATATTTGTAATACTGTTGTAGTACTGGTCACCCGACTGTAGGAAGTACGTCAATCGATTGGAAACGTGTAGAAAAGTTTTGCCAGGATGCTACCGGGTCTTGTGGGCTTgtgttatagggagaggtggaaaggctAGGTCTCTTCTTTGGCCattggaggctgagaggtgacctttATTGAAcacggataaagtgaacattCAAAGTCTTTTACTTAAGTAGAGGGAATAGGCTTGGGGTGAGAGGggtgatatttaagagggacctcaaggACCCCTTTTTCATTCATAGGATAGTCtatgtctggaacgagctgccagaggaaactatagAGATGGATATAATTATGACTTCCAAAATACATTgcgacaagtatatggataggaaatgttagaTTAGAAGTATATGggcaaatgcagggaaatggtagcccagaatgccaatgtGGTTGGTATGGACAAGCTGGGCCGGAGGACCTATTCTATGCTGTATGTCTATGATTCTATGCCTTAAGCTTTATGGCAGAAAGAACTCTAAAGGTTGTAAAAATCCTCATGAAAGTGGGAATAGGTGGATTATGATTGTCAGAATGGACAAAAATCATCATGATCATCTGAATGGACAAGAATCACAGAACTCCTGAATGTCAGCAGGAACATGTGGAAGCTTGGTAGATTTGGCAAAACGACCATTCAAGCTCACTGTGGTACATTTCTTTTCTTAGAGCATTGTATATGGGTGTTTCTgtaaataattcaattcaattcaattcaatttattgtcatttggaccccttgaggtccaaacgaaatgccgtttctgcagccatacattacaaacaaatagacccaagacacaacataatttacataaacatccatcacattgctgtgatggaaggccaaaaaacttttctctccactgcacattcccccccccccatgtcagagtcagtcAAAGGGTATCAAACTGTAACATGGGTGGCTACATTTGAAAGTTATTAATTTATAATGAAATACCACAGCATTAAAAATGGGCCTACCTATGATCCTTTTGTTAATTTGTGATCAAAATTGGACCAAATTTAATACTTTCAaaatttgaagaaaaaaaacaagatttaaaaaaaaaaaaatttcaaaaaaaaataatatatatatatatatatatatatatatatatatatatatacataaatgagaAAGAATATAGTAACCTTTCATCGAATTCGATGTTACTTTATTTGAAATTTGCCCAAAACAAAAGCATCAGTGTAGACAGGAGCATACTTTCAATGAGATATGGCGTTATCTGGGACCAGATCATTTTCGATTTCTTTCGCTACTGTGCGCACACTTTACAACAACATGGCACCAAGCAATGAAAGTTTAACGGAATTTAAACATTTCTATAGGAAACAAGAAGCAACATTTACGAGAAAAGAATGAAAAAGTGCAAAGAGACCATGAGACAaggtgctttttcgtttcattttgtgacccaaatcaggtatctacctgtatttataacataatgtgtaaaaatattatagaaatcatacctgaaactcgtcaagaccaaaacctgcacatatttttaaaatatgagaaaaacatccaattttccgagtagtaattggccAATCAAAGCATATTTGACATTGAGTCGGACaccaattgaccaatcacgcgctttgtttcatgcTAGCTAGTCAGCGAAcacactgggatcatggctgcctcctaataacatcacaacaatagcaaggtttcgaaggaaGAAAGATAATGCTAAccacttgctgataattttgttttacaactgatttaTCTTTGAAAAGTTATGATATGAactgtgaaataaaaatgatcaataaaaatgtagagctagggtcaGGATTAGGGTTCGGGTcagagttagggttaggcattttcctctggaagagggttagggtcagggttagggttatggAATTTTCCTCAGTGgaagagggttagggttagggcaggggtcggcaacatatGGCCCACGGGCCAGATCCTGCCCGTAACCTGAAAACATCTAGCCTGCAGGCCTATATTTTTTTCTGAGGACTTCCGTGATGGAACTGGCGCTATTGGGGTGTTGGAGGCGGCCCTGGGCCGAGCagagcagcggggggggggggggggggggggggggggagggagagggagtcagTCGGTCGGGCTGATGGCCAGCTGGTGGGTGCTGTGAGGGGTCTGTCGgccggccggtgttgcagcgGGCGGACTGACGTAGCCGGCTGGTATGGGAATGCTGAAGGTGGCCCGGGTGgcatgcagggcagtgc from Amblyraja radiata isolate CabotCenter1 chromosome 19, sAmbRad1.1.pri, whole genome shotgun sequence encodes:
- the pkdrej gene encoding polycystic kidney disease and receptor for egg jelly-related protein, with product MLELGLLLWAAATRAAEAQTAPPLNPPIVVHCPSGVSHRLDSEVRYTCLWQFALILSFEPSPGTDDSGSAPIVRWFVDDQLVAMSSRWSGRQRLTWVPLGPGIKLTYESVSCPDCIYRGVIIHLEQLNVLFFRLRPGNSPLVPLVWCTNLRSAVWSYRLSCAGATPSSISRDGDSPDQTPIDHLPDDKQTECSPRFLFEAEVLFPQPGNYSCSLDVVGAPFNALRVSIEVGMAMTLLLSARTAALPRERTLIVSWQLSARAGIFSYQLAARPLAPSSWTLTYHPNAVAVQLCPCTWPHSSQCVAQLLSLLDRSVDLRVSTTTITFQGGSVQFLNSGRLIRLTPDPNTPGTVFYYIGPSNQLYYSRIDGPPGSHKHFLFIRAEEINHLLQIDYSSPQQYTLTVQLYLNLEGKIYNSLKGLNVSLSLFNSGPKRIGKQANVVWFIPRQHPALQCAWNFRLTIDNKVSSHGYKQMVKDAQRYIPDIQLPFDPKQYWGYLYKVYCSASGDKLIQINASIGSYSPAPVDSILLCLLARCQVPSPTIDIPPPPYTIIQSSKGTALDMYGNAGVHCDKIKSVTISWKVYTMADRDSEPNWAHSVPLPPSVRTTTATLRLPRFSLDYGFYRLILNVIISTTDPNLPFLNNSAQASVEITKSALFAVIAGGSFRTVGLEDTITLDASLSADPDSPHPLVGLNFSWYCTMKLSDYSTMTLSAKQYCHRGNLALKWNSSTPQTLVFLPHTLALNKSFHFRVVVQKDTRTSYFDQTIRVLPSFVPKMLITCIENCQRSLSPTDRFILAGVCSNCPDSSQMKYQWKLLSRDSGSEVKFDWSSESLTGNSMYYVSLNPSSFIHLVDEWYTFELKATTSFGSQSLNRYNFYVNSPPKDGHCGITPNYGWALHTNFTLTCLKFQDKDPPFRYKVIAKTYYPTGNIDSLKNNILGVIVYFGFRPKLTTFFLPVGSIFGNNVLILAIQIFDKQNVYTRINLKVKVYDVPFDPIKRSMVDHLSSFVEGKNALLTTLLHETDYLRANRLLYIVAFTLNSNTFTDKDKAKVIKLRETLLNVSASIPVTSPFLIYQISASIFAAAEKEDEVNQNAQRLASTKLLELSLVLLNYTDEAVILSDSVEQLACSILTAASTVMAAFTFQFSAQGSAMVIPLTKNQQRVVADIFPTLRILTEVVSRSKVPGQKDTTMTTSQWEITLRKVEKGNLEDSFLSDLDCANCFYPVTEESGMGATQPVTSVIYKFEKNPLPWLGNAEHIVTDVNAFHTTTLDSNGSVVDLVTKQTEAIMVRRDVMFVQRIKLIKDPTSFSMIRAVFRIVVSSTSATEVFLQLTMDLNPVVTVSIYSGKAFADQVPAQKHIIPQCESGPTPHRGVHIPDPYIIMIPINLFQINETDPKRSRYISVIVETKYKKPRAVIKEGLVISVFTVSCLSFQGKADTWDSASCTAGPLTNSEKVHCICRSVYSNKTKRSLSLKFPWFLAASILVMPNAIDLYEIGELIVTLPKNVVTLITVLIIFLIYFLVFWWAWRKRESDKKKIIILPDNDPCDAALYLVTIYTGGRPNAGTTADVFLILVSMSSESNAYLLRHPDHQTFQRSSVDTFLLTAKVDLGELTFIRVWHNNVGHSPSWYLSRVKVQNVLTRQQWHFFCRKWLATMKGEGLLLGTFPVSSAGNLLRRQDVFFIEVSSRIEKEHLWFSIFALHVDESFTRIQRLSCCLAMLLCSLLTGIVLFQVEEQKEFWYKVRISLAIAVESALVMIPVELVISGLFVYAQRKGESLLVEEDQDVAGKSNDDINVKSNWRERLKYWYLMDKPVSEAEEIPENVVDVPTYEHYNYLSYIAGKDNILDPSAKENNNCVIPQSVADQISEDVEEMAGREKKATMKAKPLAKPHQVRSARQERPKGRFHLSKSIGPRIFSQCLMYLAWCIVWLVSIVSAVFIVLYGLSYGVQTSWLWLIASTVSFLQSIFILQPLKIMAFVALFALSRRRSREMDWSIGIQVLTISADNLPKNDSDCLYLEPRVRKQYRPLEGDELILVKKKANIKHRAFVLCRRMLLHLIFLGLLLHSVCFADYNNAYYYNNIIQQRFSENLEDVNTVQEFYSWMKGIFLPLIHVDSNLYLFNDTNSVIIGLPRMRQIRSKQRSADCFIKVNELSIILGKFRCRPLFNIKQEDTKNYNGSWELSIESISMKDSLEYTGWLYEAKDSPWFYNTRGEYHQYSLGGYSIYFSPSNLQTSLERLMILQNHSWVDRSTWVVVNELTVYNANVDLLCSISLIVETIPLGVISKTLSVKSFSLRLFRRSETNWIFISILFIFFFVIFVVQELRTMRQKGYMYFQKLESLTNLVLTLLLLIAIVLNVAKFLLSQSMLKFYEKNPTSFIAFHVISALDQLLRINVTFLVFVTIVKLLRYARFLYYVRLVQEAISVYLPALSSMALLMIVCSLIFIFLGYLLFGQFDKNFNTFIHAAQTIVSYYTGEFDNTDFPSNRVIGGIYLVIFLFIINSILINLFESVVILSYGDMRQVIHEKPAEEAEVAAFIVQEFRRVWYALWRKTPPEGGNEFLSTLLYGSGSKRTYGLKWKKLKGKKENYLFI